A genomic region of Streptomyces diastaticus subsp. diastaticus contains the following coding sequences:
- a CDS encoding ATP-binding protein yields MIGVIDTRGDCAAWIFPADPGVVRTARTVVRRQLAAWGLDALEDVTALLVSELVTNSLRYAHGPIGVRLTHPEEAGSPLLVEVSDPVPDAPRERRAAPDEETGRGLQLVACTSCRWGTRRGRRGKTVWFELALPG; encoded by the coding sequence GTGATCGGTGTGATCGACACCCGTGGCGACTGCGCCGCGTGGATCTTCCCCGCCGACCCGGGGGTCGTGCGCACCGCACGGACCGTGGTCCGGCGGCAACTGGCCGCCTGGGGACTGGACGCCCTGGAGGACGTGACCGCCCTGCTCGTCAGCGAACTGGTGACCAACTCCTTGCGGTACGCGCACGGCCCCATCGGGGTCCGCCTCACCCACCCCGAGGAAGCCGGTTCGCCGCTGCTGGTGGAGGTCTCCGACCCCGTGCCCGACGCGCCCCGCGAGCGCCGGGCGGCTCCCGACGAGGAGACCGGGCGCGGCCTCCAGCTCGTCGCCTGCACCTCGTGCCGCTGGGGGACCCGGCGAGGGCGGCGGGGCAAGACCGTCTGGTTCGAACTGGCACTCCCCGGGTGA
- a CDS encoding (deoxy)nucleoside triphosphate pyrophosphohydrolase: protein MTEQIVVVAAALRDARADGRGGPVTERLLAARRSAPPELAGRWELPGGKTEPGEQPETALVRELREELGVRAEPVERIPGTWDLKPGYVLQVWTARLVEGEPEPLEDHDELRWLSAEEVWDVDWLPQDRPAVMETARRMESPARD from the coding sequence ATGACGGAACAGATCGTGGTGGTCGCCGCCGCGCTGCGCGACGCGCGCGCCGACGGCCGGGGCGGACCAGTGACCGAACGCCTTCTCGCGGCCCGCCGCAGCGCCCCGCCGGAACTCGCCGGCCGCTGGGAGCTGCCGGGCGGCAAGACCGAGCCCGGCGAGCAGCCCGAGACGGCCCTCGTCCGGGAACTGCGCGAGGAACTGGGCGTACGCGCCGAGCCGGTGGAGCGCATCCCCGGCACCTGGGACCTGAAGCCCGGTTACGTCCTGCAGGTGTGGACCGCCCGCCTGGTCGAGGGTGAGCCGGAGCCGCTGGAGGACCACGACGAGTTGCGCTGGCTCTCCGCCGAGGAGGTCTGGGACGTCGACTGGCTGCCCCAGGACCGCCCCGCGGTGATGGAGACCGCGCGGCGGATGGAGAGCCCGGCACGGGACTGA
- a CDS encoding SPOR domain-containing protein, with protein sequence MGEGGTALPWHVIRQEANGNRYRVAACATRAEAQKVVESLGARGAEQRYWVERQSA encoded by the coding sequence ATGGGTGAGGGCGGTACCGCACTCCCCTGGCACGTCATACGGCAGGAAGCCAACGGAAACCGGTACCGCGTGGCCGCCTGCGCCACGCGCGCCGAGGCGCAGAAGGTCGTCGAGTCGCTCGGCGCCCGCGGTGCCGAGCAGCGCTACTGGGTCGAGCGGCAGTCCGCCTGA
- a CDS encoding GntR family transcriptional regulator: protein MTFGEQPAYLRVADDLRRKIVDGALLPNTRLPSQARIRQEYGVSDTVALEARKVLMAEGLVEGRSGSGTYVRERPEPRRIARTGYRDPGGSTPFRQEQALSGVRGTWESRSEQEAASAEVAERLGIEPGDRVMRTRYVFREAGEAMMLSTSWEPLALTGRTPVMLPEEGPLGGAGVVERMAAIDIVVDNVAEEVGCRPGLAEELLALGGVPGHAVLTIRRTYYASGRPVETADVVVPADRYRVAYHLPVK, encoded by the coding sequence GTGACGTTCGGTGAGCAGCCTGCGTATCTGCGCGTGGCGGACGATCTCCGCAGGAAGATCGTCGACGGTGCCCTACTGCCGAACACCCGCCTCCCCTCGCAGGCCCGTATCCGGCAGGAGTACGGCGTCTCCGACACGGTCGCGCTGGAGGCGCGCAAGGTCCTGATGGCCGAGGGGCTGGTCGAGGGCCGCTCCGGTTCCGGGACGTACGTGCGCGAGCGGCCCGAGCCCCGCCGGATCGCCCGCACCGGGTACCGCGACCCCGGCGGGTCCACGCCCTTCCGGCAGGAGCAGGCGCTGAGCGGGGTGCGCGGGACCTGGGAGTCGCGCAGCGAGCAGGAGGCGGCCTCGGCCGAGGTCGCCGAACGGCTCGGCATCGAGCCCGGCGACCGCGTCATGCGCACCCGGTACGTGTTCCGGGAGGCGGGCGAGGCCATGATGCTCTCCACCTCCTGGGAGCCGCTGGCGCTGACCGGCCGCACCCCCGTGATGCTCCCCGAGGAGGGTCCGCTCGGGGGCGCCGGGGTGGTCGAGCGGATGGCCGCCATCGACATCGTCGTCGACAACGTCGCGGAGGAGGTCGGCTGCCGTCCCGGCCTCGCCGAGGAGCTCCTCGCCCTCGGCGGCGTCCCCGGACATGCCGTCCTCACCATCCGGCGCACGTACTACGCCTCGGGCCGCCCCGTGGAGACGGCCGACGTGGTGGTTCCCGCCGACCGCTACCGGGTGGCGTACCACCTTCCGGTCAAGTGA
- a CDS encoding DUF4190 domain-containing protein, producing MPQGPPGTPPGHPGHGYGYGYGYGYGYPAPQPPVSGLAIASFVTGVLLCVPAVGLVLGAFALPGLKRRGERGKGLAVAGMVLSSCGLALWTLMIATGGFSSFMEGFREGMREGGGTAFSLRAGECFDVPGGQGLEGEMYDVDKVTCARPHDGEVFGVFDLPDGRAYPGEDRIDAIADRRCTALVEGYAGRPAEELPEDVFVFYYLPTPESWALDDREVSCLFGKDGGKLTGSLADGSGQDGSGGAGEEEPPGEISPVGHPRPAG from the coding sequence GTGCCTCAGGGGCCCCCGGGGACGCCGCCGGGCCACCCGGGCCACGGGTACGGGTACGGCTATGGGTACGGGTACGGCTATCCGGCGCCGCAGCCACCGGTCAGCGGGCTCGCCATCGCCTCGTTCGTCACCGGCGTCCTGCTCTGCGTCCCGGCGGTCGGCCTGGTCCTGGGCGCCTTCGCGCTGCCCGGCCTCAAACGGCGGGGGGAGCGCGGCAAGGGGCTCGCGGTGGCCGGCATGGTCCTCTCCTCCTGCGGGCTCGCCCTGTGGACGCTGATGATCGCCACCGGCGGCTTCTCCTCCTTCATGGAGGGCTTCCGCGAGGGGATGCGGGAGGGCGGCGGCACCGCCTTCTCGCTGCGCGCCGGCGAGTGCTTCGACGTCCCGGGCGGGCAGGGGCTGGAGGGCGAGATGTACGACGTCGACAAGGTCACCTGCGCCCGCCCGCACGACGGCGAGGTCTTCGGCGTCTTCGACCTGCCCGACGGCCGCGCCTACCCGGGCGAGGACCGTATCGACGCCATCGCCGACCGCCGCTGCACCGCCCTGGTCGAGGGGTACGCCGGCCGGCCCGCCGAGGAACTGCCCGAGGACGTCTTCGTCTTCTACTACCTGCCGACCCCCGAGAGCTGGGCGCTCGACGACCGCGAGGTCAGCTGCCTGTTCGGCAAGGACGGCGGCAAGCTCACCGGCAGCCTGGCCGACGGGAGCGGCCAGGACGGGAGCGGCGGGGCGGGGGAGGAGGAGCCGCCCGGGGAGATCTCGCCGGTGGGTCACCCGCGTCCTGCGGGATGA
- a CDS encoding S8 family peptidase, giving the protein MAVMRQNRRRMAAISATAVAALAFGGVAALPASAAPDPSGASLIVNADAPDRVKDSYIVTLDADKVGKSTSAKSKALAKEYGATIERTYKAALNGYAVELSRAEAEKFAADPAVESVIQNRTFTIDATQTNPPSWGLDRIDQASLPLDGEYTYPDKAGEGVTAYIIDTGVRISHSDFGGRAANGYDAVDNDNVAQDGNGHGTHVAGTVAGNAYGVAKKAKIVGVRVLNNAGSGTTAQVVAGIDWVTQNAVKPAVANMSLGGGADTALDQAVRNSIASGVTYGVAAGNENQNAANVSPARVGEAITVGSTTSTDARSSFSNWGSAVDIFAPGSSITSSWNTSDSATNTISGTSMATPHVVGAAAIYASENPSATPAQVKAALKANGTSGVVTSPGTGSPNLLLRVGSGGGTTPPAGPLFENKTGYALPDRTTVESPVTVSGVAGAAPSTLGVKVDISHTYIGDLRVQLVAPSGTVYTLKSFGTGGSTDDIKTTYTVNAAGQSANGVWKLRVTDNATYDTGRINSWGLQF; this is encoded by the coding sequence ATGGCAGTGATGCGTCAGAACCGCCGAAGAATGGCCGCCATCAGTGCGACGGCCGTGGCCGCTCTCGCCTTCGGCGGCGTCGCCGCGCTCCCCGCGAGCGCCGCGCCCGATCCCTCGGGCGCGAGCCTGATCGTCAACGCGGACGCCCCCGACCGCGTCAAGGACAGCTACATCGTCACCCTCGACGCGGACAAGGTCGGCAAGTCGACCTCGGCGAAGAGCAAGGCGCTCGCCAAGGAGTACGGCGCCACCATCGAGCGGACGTACAAGGCCGCTCTCAACGGCTACGCCGTGGAGCTCAGCCGCGCCGAGGCGGAGAAGTTCGCGGCGGACCCGGCCGTCGAGTCGGTCATCCAGAACCGCACCTTCACCATCGACGCCACCCAGACCAACCCGCCGTCGTGGGGCCTGGACCGGATCGACCAGGCGTCGCTGCCGCTGGACGGCGAGTACACCTACCCGGACAAGGCCGGTGAGGGCGTCACCGCCTACATCATCGACACCGGTGTCCGGATCAGCCACAGCGACTTCGGCGGACGCGCGGCCAACGGCTACGACGCCGTCGACAACGACAACGTCGCGCAGGACGGCAACGGCCACGGCACCCACGTCGCCGGCACCGTCGCGGGCAACGCCTACGGCGTCGCCAAGAAGGCGAAGATCGTCGGCGTCCGCGTCCTGAACAACGCCGGTTCCGGTACGACCGCCCAGGTCGTCGCGGGTATCGACTGGGTCACCCAGAACGCCGTGAAGCCGGCCGTCGCCAACATGAGCCTCGGCGGCGGCGCCGACACCGCCCTCGACCAGGCGGTCCGCAACTCCATCGCCTCCGGTGTCACCTACGGTGTCGCGGCGGGCAACGAGAACCAGAACGCCGCGAACGTCTCCCCGGCCCGCGTCGGCGAGGCGATCACCGTCGGCTCGACGACCAGCACCGACGCCCGCTCCTCGTTCTCCAACTGGGGAAGCGCCGTCGACATCTTCGCCCCCGGCTCCTCGATCACCTCGTCGTGGAACACGAGCGACTCGGCGACCAACACCATCTCCGGCACCTCGATGGCGACCCCGCACGTGGTCGGCGCCGCCGCGATCTACGCCTCGGAGAACCCGTCGGCGACCCCGGCCCAGGTCAAGGCCGCGCTGAAGGCCAACGGCACCAGCGGCGTCGTCACCAGCCCGGGCACTGGCTCGCCCAACCTGCTCCTGCGCGTCGGCTCCGGCGGCGGCACCACCCCGCCCGCCGGCCCGCTCTTCGAGAACAAGACCGGTTACGCCCTGCCGGACAGGACCACCGTCGAATCCCCGGTGACCGTCAGCGGGGTCGCCGGAGCCGCGCCCTCCACCCTCGGTGTCAAGGTCGACATCTCGCACACCTACATAGGTGACCTCCGCGTCCAGCTCGTCGCGCCCTCCGGCACCGTCTACACGCTGAAGTCCTTCGGCACCGGCGGCAGCACCGACGACATCAAGACCACCTACACGGTCAACGCGGCCGGCCAGAGCGCCAACGGCGTCTGGAAGCTCCGCGTCACCGACAACGCCACCTACGACACCGGGCGCATCAACTCCTGGGGTCTCCAGTTCTGA
- a CDS encoding discoidin domain-containing protein gives MRITRATRLTTAPLLVAALLTPAHLAGAAPGPGPSAPAGPARCAPSPGWAPAAGRREDAAAAHAYAGNGYLAVRVPAAGAGFRPPGGGGPGEKTGWPLFTPRYDGAFVSGLYARGPENTAGRQAVAALPNWTGLDLTAGGETYGPTSRVTGYRQTLLLRCGLVRTALTWTAADGRRTDLVYEVLADRNAPHGAAVRLRITPHWSGTATVTDRIDGRAARRMAQTGGGARPGAPGAMAVAFRTDGTGVRGAVASVLRPPAGTVRPAEVARELSTSQSASFPVRAGRTYEAVKYVGVDTSLTSRDPRTAAVNAARAGARRGWRPLFDAHADTWRTLWESGAGLDTGPGAPPGRGTAPEPTARQEEVRLWLRSARYGLLSSIRPGARDSLGPTGLTSDNYAGMIFWDAETWMFPALLATDPDLARTVLDYRVRTSPAARDNARRLGFEGLFFPWTSASSGDLWDECQSWNPPHCVTQNHLQGDIALAAWQYWLATGDRAWLRRDGAPLLRGLAEFWASRVTANADGGYSVEGVAGPDEYSNGVDDGAYTNAVAATALRHAADAAEETGATAPPEWRRIADNLRIPYDADRKIFLQYDGYDGSRIKQADAVLLAYPLDLPMPDGAAAATLDHYAARTDPDGPAMTDSVHSVVAAAADEPGCAAYTYLERSVRPFTRGPYALFAEARGDKSGADDPLSGTPAEDFLTGKGGFLQTFTHGLTGMRLRAADRLHLDPVLPPQLARTADGTESGRVTLRGLRWRGRAFDLTIGPGTSEVRLTSGAPFTVETPEGRSTVSAEAPLTLRTRRPDLAPTTDPARCAPVHADSEEPGRYAEAAVDGAGATVWSPAADATTATLTAELVSPARITSVTPDWAQRPASYRVEVSADGRRWQGLGSGAPVRRIRLTLRKAADGELPALRELGARAE, from the coding sequence GTGAGGATCACCCGTGCCACCCGCCTGACGACGGCCCCGCTCCTCGTGGCGGCCCTCCTGACCCCCGCTCACCTGGCCGGGGCCGCCCCCGGCCCGGGCCCCTCCGCCCCGGCCGGCCCGGCCCGGTGCGCGCCCTCCCCCGGCTGGGCCCCGGCGGCCGGCCGCCGCGAGGACGCCGCCGCCGCCCACGCGTACGCCGGCAACGGCTACCTCGCCGTACGCGTCCCCGCCGCCGGCGCCGGGTTCCGGCCACCGGGCGGCGGGGGGCCCGGGGAGAAGACCGGCTGGCCCCTGTTCACCCCGCGCTACGACGGCGCGTTCGTCTCCGGCCTCTACGCCCGGGGACCGGAGAACACCGCGGGCCGCCAGGCGGTGGCCGCCCTCCCCAACTGGACCGGCCTGGACCTCACGGCGGGCGGCGAGACCTACGGCCCCACCTCCCGCGTCACCGGCTACCGCCAGACCCTCCTCCTGCGTTGCGGCCTGGTCCGCACCGCCCTGACCTGGACCGCCGCCGACGGCCGCCGCACCGACCTGGTGTACGAGGTGCTGGCCGACCGGAACGCCCCGCACGGCGCCGCCGTCCGCCTGCGGATCACCCCGCACTGGTCCGGGACGGCCACCGTCACCGACCGGATCGACGGCCGGGCCGCCCGCCGCATGGCGCAGACCGGGGGCGGCGCCCGGCCGGGGGCGCCCGGCGCCATGGCGGTCGCCTTCCGCACCGACGGCACGGGGGTGCGGGGCGCCGTCGCCTCCGTGCTGCGGCCGCCCGCCGGTACCGTCCGCCCCGCCGAGGTGGCCCGGGAACTGAGCACGAGCCAGTCGGCGTCCTTCCCGGTCCGCGCCGGGCGCACCTACGAGGCCGTCAAGTACGTGGGCGTGGACACCTCACTGACCTCCCGCGACCCGCGCACCGCCGCCGTCAACGCCGCCCGGGCCGGGGCCCGGCGCGGCTGGCGTCCGCTGTTCGACGCGCACGCGGACACCTGGCGCACGCTGTGGGAGTCCGGTGCCGGCCTCGACACCGGCCCCGGGGCACCGCCCGGCCGGGGGACGGCACCCGAGCCGACCGCCCGGCAGGAGGAGGTGCGGCTCTGGCTCCGCTCGGCCCGCTACGGGCTGCTCTCCTCCATCCGGCCCGGCGCCCGCGACTCCCTCGGACCCACCGGCCTGACCAGCGACAACTACGCCGGGATGATCTTCTGGGACGCCGAGACCTGGATGTTCCCCGCCCTGCTGGCCACCGACCCCGACCTGGCCAGGACCGTCCTGGACTACCGCGTGCGCACCTCCCCCGCCGCCCGCGACAACGCCCGCAGACTCGGCTTCGAGGGCCTCTTCTTCCCCTGGACCAGCGCCTCCTCGGGCGACCTGTGGGACGAGTGCCAGAGCTGGAACCCGCCGCACTGCGTCACCCAGAACCACCTCCAGGGCGACATCGCGCTCGCCGCCTGGCAGTACTGGCTCGCCACCGGCGACCGCGCCTGGCTGCGCCGCGACGGGGCGCCCCTGCTGCGCGGCCTCGCGGAGTTCTGGGCGTCCCGGGTCACCGCCAACGCCGACGGCGGCTACTCGGTCGAGGGCGTCGCCGGGCCCGACGAGTACAGCAACGGCGTGGACGACGGCGCCTACACCAACGCCGTGGCCGCCACCGCCCTGCGCCACGCCGCGGACGCCGCCGAGGAGACCGGTGCCACCGCCCCGCCCGAGTGGCGCCGCATCGCCGACAACCTGCGCATCCCCTACGACGCCGACCGCAAGATCTTCCTCCAGTACGACGGCTACGACGGCTCCCGCATCAAGCAGGCCGACGCCGTGCTGCTCGCCTACCCGCTCGACCTGCCCATGCCCGACGGCGCGGCCGCCGCCACCCTCGACCACTACGCCGCCCGCACCGACCCCGACGGGCCCGCCATGACCGACTCGGTCCACTCGGTGGTCGCGGCCGCCGCCGACGAGCCGGGCTGCGCCGCCTACACCTACCTGGAGCGCTCCGTCCGTCCCTTCACCCGGGGCCCGTACGCCCTCTTCGCCGAGGCGCGCGGCGACAAGTCTGGCGCCGACGACCCGCTCTCGGGCACCCCGGCGGAGGACTTCCTCACCGGCAAGGGCGGCTTCCTCCAGACCTTCACCCACGGCCTGACCGGGATGCGGCTGCGCGCCGCCGACCGGCTCCACCTCGATCCGGTGCTGCCGCCGCAACTGGCCCGGACCGCCGACGGCACCGAGTCGGGCCGGGTGACCCTGCGGGGCCTGCGCTGGCGCGGACGCGCCTTCGACCTCACGATCGGCCCGGGGACGAGCGAGGTCCGGCTCACCTCCGGCGCCCCCTTCACGGTCGAGACCCCGGAAGGCCGCTCCACCGTCTCCGCCGAGGCACCCCTCACTCTCAGGACCCGCCGCCCCGACCTCGCCCCCACCACCGACCCGGCGCGCTGCGCCCCCGTACACGCCGATTCCGAGGAGCCCGGCCGGTACGCGGAGGCGGCCGTCGACGGGGCCGGGGCCACGGTCTGGTCCCCCGCCGCCGACGCCACCACGGCGACGCTCACCGCCGAGCTGGTCTCGCCCGCCCGGATCACCTCGGTCACCCCGGACTGGGCGCAGCGGCCCGCCTCGTACCGGGTCGAGGTCTCCGCCGACGGCCGCCGCTGGCAGGGGCTCGGCAGCGGGGCGCCGGTCCGCCGCATCCGCCTGACGCTGCGGAAGGCGGCCGACGGGGAGCTGCCCGCGCTGCGGGAACTGGGGGCGCGGGCGGAGTAG
- a CDS encoding AAA domain-containing protein, translating to MTVAGEAAGEASRRGERSPGEQATRATEEILAATLHGAARGVVVDSPPGAGKSTLVVRAARELAAAGRPLMVIAQTNAQVDDLVLRLAAKDPELPVGRLHSSDRDAYDKALDPLPSVRTSTKVKDLAGMDVVVSTAAKWAHVKDVEPWQHAIVDEAYQMRSDALLAVAGLFERALFVGDPGQLDPFALVGAEQWAGLSYDPSASAVATLLAHNPELPQLRLPVSWRLPASAAPLVSDAFYPFTPFRSGTGPGDRRLGFGVESAGTPYDEVIDEAARSGWGLLELPAKHTPRTDPEAVRAVAVVVRRLLDREGAAVSETGPEPVPLGPGRIAVGTAHRDQAAAVRAELAALGVEGVAVDTANRLQGREFDVTVVLHPLSGRPDATAFHLETGRLCVLASRHRHACVVVCRAGVREVLDAHPSTEPVMLGVGVRFPDGWEAHHSVLGVLGGHRVRLG from the coding sequence ATGACGGTGGCGGGCGAGGCGGCGGGCGAGGCGTCCCGGAGGGGGGAGCGCTCCCCCGGTGAGCAGGCGACCCGGGCCACCGAGGAGATCCTCGCGGCGACCCTGCACGGCGCGGCGCGCGGGGTCGTGGTCGACTCCCCGCCGGGCGCCGGGAAGTCGACGCTGGTGGTGCGGGCCGCCCGGGAGCTGGCCGCGGCGGGCCGGCCCCTCATGGTCATCGCGCAGACCAACGCGCAGGTGGACGACCTCGTGCTGCGCCTGGCGGCGAAGGACCCCGAGCTGCCGGTGGGGCGGCTGCACAGCAGCGACCGGGACGCCTACGACAAGGCGCTCGATCCGCTGCCCTCGGTACGGACCTCCACCAAGGTCAAGGACCTGGCCGGGATGGACGTGGTGGTCTCCACGGCGGCGAAGTGGGCGCACGTCAAGGACGTCGAGCCCTGGCAGCACGCCATCGTGGACGAGGCGTACCAGATGCGGTCGGACGCGCTGCTGGCGGTCGCCGGCCTCTTCGAGCGGGCGCTGTTCGTCGGCGACCCGGGGCAGCTCGACCCGTTCGCACTGGTCGGCGCCGAGCAGTGGGCCGGGCTGTCCTACGACCCCTCGGCGAGCGCCGTGGCGACGCTGCTGGCGCACAACCCGGAGCTGCCCCAGCTCCGGCTGCCCGTCTCCTGGCGGCTGCCCGCCTCGGCGGCGCCCCTGGTCTCCGACGCCTTCTACCCCTTCACGCCGTTCCGCAGCGGCACCGGCCCCGGGGACCGCCGTCTGGGCTTCGGGGTGGAGTCCGCGGGGACGCCGTACGACGAGGTGATCGACGAGGCGGCCCGCAGCGGCTGGGGGCTGCTGGAGCTGCCCGCGAAGCACACGCCGAGGACCGACCCGGAGGCGGTGCGGGCCGTGGCCGTGGTCGTGCGGCGGCTCCTCGACCGGGAGGGCGCGGCGGTCTCCGAGACCGGGCCGGAGCCGGTGCCGCTCGGGCCCGGGCGGATCGCCGTCGGGACGGCCCACCGCGACCAGGCCGCCGCGGTACGCGCCGAGCTGGCGGCGCTCGGCGTCGAGGGGGTGGCGGTGGACACCGCCAACCGGCTCCAGGGGCGCGAGTTCGACGTGACCGTCGTGCTCCACCCGCTGTCGGGCCGCCCCGACGCCACGGCCTTCCACCTGGAGACCGGGCGGCTGTGCGTACTGGCCTCGCGGCACCGGCACGCGTGCGTGGTGGTGTGCCGGGCGGGGGTGCGGGAGGTGCTGGACGCGCATCCCTCCACCGAGCCGGTGATGCTGGGGGTCGGGGTGCGTTTCCCGGACGGCTGGGAGGCCCATCACTCCGTGCTGGGCGTGCTGGGCGGGCATCGGGTTCGACTGGGGTGA